One genomic window of Candidatus Pseudobacter hemicellulosilyticus includes the following:
- the efp gene encoding elongation factor P — MATTADISRGLIIKLDGSLYTVVEFGENKTARAAAKVWAKLKGLDNSRSIEKTWNSGDNIFPVRVERKNYQYLYKDDSGYNFMDSETFEQIAVEEKLVDAPQFLKEAQEVSVLINTETEMPMSVELPDKIVLKVTYSEPGVKGDTATRTLKPATVETGATVNVPLFVNEGELIRVNTKTGEYVERVKE, encoded by the coding sequence ATGGCAACTACAGCAGATATCAGTCGTGGCCTGATCATCAAATTGGACGGTAGTCTGTATACCGTAGTGGAGTTCGGAGAGAACAAAACGGCCCGCGCAGCGGCCAAGGTATGGGCTAAACTGAAAGGTCTTGACAACTCCCGCAGTATTGAAAAGACCTGGAACTCCGGCGATAATATCTTCCCCGTACGCGTGGAAAGGAAGAATTATCAATACCTCTACAAGGACGATTCCGGCTATAATTTCATGGACAGTGAAACCTTCGAGCAGATTGCTGTGGAGGAAAAGCTGGTGGATGCTCCCCAGTTCCTGAAAGAAGCCCAGGAAGTTTCCGTACTGATCAACACCGAGACCGAAATGCCCATGAGCGTGGAGCTGCCGGACAAGATTGTACTGAAAGTGACCTATTCTGAGCCGGGCGTTAAAGGCGATACCGCCACCCGCACCCTGAAACCTGCTACCGTGGAAACAGGCGCCACCGTCAACGTGCCCCTGTTTGTCAATGAAGGGGAACTGATCCGTGTCAATACCAAGACCGGCGAATATGTTGAACGGGTTAAAGAATAA
- the accB gene encoding acetyl-CoA carboxylase biotin carboxyl carrier protein: MDFKQIQELIKMINKSNIGEVTIEEKGFKLTIKQKEEPVQNVIAPIQSPIAMPAYAPAAQPQAAIPATEKPAKAAEAAADNLLTIKSPMIGTFYRSSAPGKPVFVEPGDEITPGKVVCIIEAMKLFNEIESEIKGRIVKILVDDASPVEYDQPLYLVEPN, translated from the coding sequence ATGGATTTTAAACAAATTCAGGAGTTGATCAAAATGATCAACAAATCCAACATCGGCGAAGTGACCATTGAGGAGAAAGGATTTAAACTAACGATCAAACAAAAAGAAGAACCTGTACAAAATGTGATTGCACCCATACAATCACCCATAGCGATGCCTGCTTATGCACCTGCTGCACAACCCCAGGCTGCTATCCCTGCTACCGAGAAACCTGCTAAAGCTGCTGAAGCGGCTGCTGATAACCTGCTGACCATCAAGAGCCCGATGATCGGGACCTTCTACCGCAGCTCTGCCCCCGGCAAACCTGTTTTTGTGGAACCCGGAGATGAGATTACCCCCGGCAAAGTAGTCTGCATTATTGAGGCCATGAAGCTGTTCAATGAAATTGAGAGCGAGATCAAAGGGCGCATTGTGAAGATCCTGGTGGATGACGCTTCCCCGGTTGAATACGATCAACCTTTATACCTGGTGGAGCCTAACTGA
- the accC gene encoding acetyl-CoA carboxylase biotin carboxylase subunit, which produces MFKKILIANRGEIALRVIRTCREMGIKTVAVYSTADKDSLHVKFADEAVCIGRPASSDSYLNIAHIMAAAEITNADGIHPGYGFLAENARFAEICGEHNIKFIGPTPDQIRSMGDKITAKETMIKAGVPVIPGGEGLLESYEEAQVLALEVGYPIILKATAGGGGKGMRVVWEESELERAYTTARAEAGAAFKNDGIYMEKFVEEPRHIEIQVAGDRYGKVCHLSERDCSIQRRHQKLVEESPSPFMTPELRQRMGEAAIKAASAIGYESVGTIEFLVDKHRNFYFMEMNTRIQVEHCVTEEVTNFDLIKEQIKIAMGEPISGLNYEPQMHAIECRINAEDPYNDFRPSPGRITTLHQPGGHGIRVDSHVYAGYVIPPYYDSMIAKIIAVARTREEAINTMSRALSEYVIEGIKTTIPFHQQLMRNPAFRAGDFNTKFLDNFKMV; this is translated from the coding sequence ATGTTTAAAAAGATATTAATTGCCAATCGTGGGGAGATAGCTCTCCGGGTGATCCGCACCTGCCGGGAAATGGGGATCAAGACCGTAGCGGTTTACTCCACGGCGGATAAAGACTCCCTGCACGTGAAATTTGCTGATGAAGCGGTTTGTATCGGGAGGCCCGCCAGTAGCGATTCTTACCTGAATATTGCGCATATCATGGCTGCAGCCGAGATCACCAATGCCGACGGTATCCACCCCGGTTATGGCTTCCTGGCTGAGAATGCCCGCTTTGCAGAGATCTGCGGCGAACACAATATCAAATTCATAGGACCCACCCCGGACCAGATCCGCTCCATGGGGGATAAGATCACTGCCAAGGAAACCATGATCAAAGCCGGCGTACCGGTGATCCCCGGCGGTGAAGGCCTGCTGGAAAGCTATGAAGAAGCCCAGGTCCTGGCCCTCGAAGTAGGATACCCCATCATCCTCAAAGCTACCGCCGGTGGTGGTGGTAAAGGGATGCGCGTAGTATGGGAAGAATCCGAACTGGAGCGCGCCTACACCACGGCCCGTGCCGAGGCAGGCGCCGCTTTCAAGAACGATGGTATCTATATGGAGAAGTTCGTGGAAGAACCACGCCATATTGAAATACAGGTGGCCGGCGATCGCTACGGCAAGGTCTGCCACCTCAGCGAAAGGGACTGCTCCATCCAGCGCCGTCACCAGAAGCTGGTGGAAGAATCCCCCTCCCCCTTCATGACCCCCGAACTGCGCCAGCGCATGGGCGAAGCCGCTATCAAAGCCGCTTCCGCTATCGGGTATGAAAGCGTGGGCACCATTGAGTTCCTGGTAGATAAGCACCGCAATTTCTACTTCATGGAGATGAATACCCGTATCCAGGTAGAACACTGCGTTACCGAGGAAGTCACCAATTTTGACCTTATTAAGGAACAGATCAAGATAGCCATGGGCGAACCCATCAGCGGCCTCAACTATGAGCCCCAGATGCACGCCATTGAATGCCGGATCAATGCGGAAGATCCCTACAATGATTTCCGTCCCAGCCCCGGCCGTATCACCACCCTGCACCAGCCGGGCGGTCATGGTATCCGCGTGGACTCGCATGTATATGCCGGCTATGTGATCCCTCCCTACTACGATTCCATGATCGCCAAGATCATCGCCGTAGCACGCACCCGTGAGGAGGCCATCAATACCATGAGCCGCGCCCTCAGTGAATACGTGATAGAAGGTATCAAGACCACCATTCCTTTCCACCAGCAACTGATGCGTAACCCGGCCTTCAGGGCGGGCGACTTCAACACCAAGTTCCTGGACAATTTTAAAATGGTGTAA
- a CDS encoding 4-hydroxy-3-methylbut-2-enyl diphosphate reductase, whose translation MKTFNVPIIYRSPLISAVKNKRKQEDRMKKDFTPTLLDMGPLKIYLSRHFGFCYGVENAIEISFRTIEENPGKRIFLLSEMIHNPQVNADLVERGVQFLQDTYGKQLISFESLTADDVVIIPAFGTTLDIEQKLNELGIPTEKYNTTCPFVEKVWNRSEQIAKKGYTIVIHGKPKHEETRATFSHAAQNAPSVVVNDMAETIELAKYITGEKPAEGFYEAFAGRYSPGFDAARDLQRIGVVNQTTQLATDTQAIADYLKQVIRQYFQLADNTIGERFADTRDTLCYATNDNQTSMVHMLETPADLAIVVGGYNSSNTTHLVELCEAKLPTYFINSEEKLVSEHNILHYNYHTRQELLSADYLPQQRPLNILVTSGASCPDALVEGVIRRLASFFGVEDKVDELAQSL comes from the coding sequence ATGAAGACCTTCAATGTCCCGATCATTTACCGTAGTCCCCTGATCAGCGCCGTCAAGAACAAACGGAAGCAGGAGGACAGGATGAAAAAGGATTTTACGCCTACCCTCCTGGACATGGGCCCATTGAAGATCTACCTGTCCCGCCATTTTGGTTTCTGCTATGGTGTAGAGAACGCCATTGAAATTTCTTTCCGCACAATAGAAGAAAATCCCGGCAAACGTATTTTCCTGCTCAGCGAAATGATCCACAACCCGCAGGTCAATGCCGACCTGGTAGAACGCGGCGTACAGTTCCTGCAGGACACCTACGGCAAACAGCTGATCTCTTTTGAATCGCTGACAGCGGATGATGTGGTCATCATCCCCGCTTTTGGCACTACGCTGGACATAGAGCAAAAGCTCAATGAGCTGGGTATCCCTACCGAGAAATACAATACTACCTGTCCCTTCGTGGAAAAAGTCTGGAACCGCAGTGAGCAGATAGCGAAGAAAGGGTATACCATTGTGATCCATGGCAAGCCCAAACATGAGGAAACCAGGGCCACTTTTTCGCATGCCGCACAGAATGCACCTTCCGTAGTAGTGAACGATATGGCCGAGACCATTGAGCTGGCGAAATATATCACCGGCGAAAAACCGGCAGAAGGATTTTATGAAGCCTTTGCCGGCCGCTATTCACCTGGCTTTGACGCCGCCAGGGACCTGCAGCGGATCGGTGTAGTGAACCAGACCACGCAGCTGGCCACCGATACCCAGGCCATTGCTGATTACCTGAAGCAAGTCATCCGGCAGTATTTCCAGCTGGCCGACAATACCATTGGCGAACGATTTGCCGATACACGGGATACCCTTTGTTATGCCACCAACGACAACCAGACATCCATGGTCCATATGCTGGAAACACCGGCCGATCTGGCCATCGTGGTAGGTGGTTATAATTCTTCCAATACCACTCACCTGGTAGAGCTTTGCGAGGCTAAACTACCTACCTATTTTATTAACTCGGAGGAAAAGCTGGTAAGTGAGCACAATATCCTGCACTATAACTACCATACCAGGCAGGAGCTGCTTTCGGCCGATTACCTGCCGCAGCAGCGCCCACTGAATATCCTGGTGACCAGCGGCGCTTCCTGCCCCGATGCGCTGGTAGAAGGCGTTATCCGCCGCCTCGCGTCATTTTTTGGGGTAGAAGATAAGGTAGACGAGCTGGCGCAAAGCCTGTAA
- a CDS encoding alpha-amylase family glycosyl hydrolase, whose amino-acid sequence MQRRFTPVPWFSHASLYEVNIRQYTPEGTFNAFARHLPRLADMGIQILWFMPVTPISQQGRKGELGSYYACSDYVATNPEFGSLEDFKAMVSQAHALGMKVIIDWVANHTGLDHVWTQTSPGFYKQNADGKFYDTHGWDDVIDLNYYDQPMRQAMIDAMAFWVREAGIDGFRCDMAHLVPRDFWQQARTSLDPLKHLFWLAETEDLHYLEVFDCCYAWRWMHLTEKFIKGDVDTRSLVELLNSYEKEFPYNTCPLFFTSNHDENSWNGTEYEKYGDAAHILAVLSCTWDGLPLIYSGQELPNHKRLKFFDRDPIEWGSGQPALHDFYKALLQLRLRHPALQAGRDANPQWLSTNAGGAALAWVRKAGDRRVITILNCSKDLLLLQLPGVSGLFTNIFDGTVHSLDPETALPLDGWQALVLAD is encoded by the coding sequence ATGCAGCGTCGATTTACACCTGTCCCATGGTTCAGCCATGCCAGCCTCTATGAAGTCAATATCCGCCAGTACACACCGGAAGGAACTTTTAACGCTTTTGCCCGGCACCTGCCCCGCCTGGCGGATATGGGGATACAGATCCTCTGGTTCATGCCCGTCACTCCTATCAGCCAGCAAGGCCGTAAAGGCGAATTAGGCAGCTATTATGCCTGTTCTGATTATGTAGCTACCAATCCTGAATTTGGCAGCCTGGAAGATTTTAAGGCAATGGTCAGCCAGGCCCATGCCCTGGGTATGAAGGTCATCATTGACTGGGTAGCCAACCATACCGGTCTGGACCATGTATGGACCCAAACAAGTCCCGGTTTCTACAAGCAGAATGCCGACGGTAAATTCTATGATACACACGGCTGGGATGATGTGATAGACCTCAACTACTACGATCAGCCCATGCGGCAGGCCATGATTGACGCCATGGCCTTCTGGGTCCGGGAAGCAGGCATTGACGGCTTCCGCTGTGATATGGCCCACCTGGTGCCGCGCGATTTCTGGCAGCAGGCCCGTACTTCCCTTGATCCGCTGAAACACCTGTTCTGGCTGGCGGAAACGGAAGACCTGCACTACCTGGAGGTCTTTGACTGCTGTTATGCCTGGCGCTGGATGCACCTCACGGAAAAATTCATCAAAGGGGATGTGGATACCAGGAGCCTGGTAGAGCTGCTCAACAGCTACGAGAAAGAATTCCCGTATAATACCTGCCCTCTCTTCTTCACCAGCAACCATGATGAGAACAGCTGGAACGGTACCGAATATGAAAAATATGGCGATGCCGCCCATATACTGGCCGTACTATCCTGCACCTGGGACGGGCTGCCCCTGATCTACAGCGGACAGGAACTGCCCAATCATAAGCGACTGAAATTCTTTGACAGGGATCCCATTGAATGGGGCAGCGGGCAACCGGCCCTGCATGATTTTTACAAAGCCCTGCTACAGCTGCGGCTGCGGCATCCGGCCCTGCAGGCTGGCAGGGATGCCAACCCCCAATGGCTCAGCACCAATGCCGGCGGTGCAGCCCTGGCCTGGGTACGCAAGGCCGGCGATCGCCGGGTGATCACCATCCTGAATTGCTCCAAAGACCTGCTCCTGCTGCAACTACCCGGTGTGAGCGGTCTATTCACCAATATCTTTGACGGTACGGTGCATTCCCTGGATCCGGAAACCGCATTGCCGCTTGACGGCTGGCAGGCCCTGGTGCTGGCGGATTAA
- a CDS encoding trypsin-like peptidase domain-containing protein gives MNFKQVVAVVMLSAGTTVATLWGYNHFSRSGTYVYQNDNNDTGKVPANYAGFNGQGGDAAPVDFGAAANAAIPATVHIKTKVTRTATNNLPRSRSPFSDMFDMDLDDFFGPRMRSVPQQASGSGAIISEDGYIVTNNHVVDGADEINVTLNNKKSFKAKLVAADPSSDLAVIKIEAKGLPFLLYANSDDVRVGQWVLAIGYPLSLETTVTAGIVSAKGRTLDINRRQSNTPVESFIQTDAAVNPGNSGGPLVNTDGKLIGINSAIASPTGAYAGYSFTIPVNIVKKIVADLMKHGTVQRAYLGIQYAPESLSDEERTRRGVKEGDGIYVLEAVKDGAASAAGIKTGDFITKINGFPVLSGAEMVGQIATYRPGDKVTVTYRRDGKESTTTVTLRNDAGNTDLVKVSNLDKLGADLATLSKEDAKELGINGGVVIKSIGATGIFSKVRVQEGYVILKADGKEVKSVSELSAILEKATGSVKLEGIYPGYEGVYPIVINMNAK, from the coding sequence ATGAATTTCAAACAAGTCGTAGCCGTTGTAATGCTCAGTGCCGGTACCACTGTTGCTACGTTGTGGGGCTATAATCACTTCTCCAGGAGCGGGACTTACGTGTATCAGAACGATAATAATGATACCGGTAAGGTGCCTGCCAACTACGCCGGCTTCAACGGTCAGGGCGGAGACGCCGCCCCCGTGGATTTTGGCGCAGCTGCAAATGCCGCTATTCCCGCTACTGTTCACATCAAAACAAAAGTGACCCGTACGGCCACTAACAACCTGCCCCGCAGCAGGAGCCCGTTCAGCGACATGTTTGATATGGACCTCGATGATTTCTTCGGACCCCGTATGCGTTCTGTACCCCAGCAGGCTTCCGGCTCCGGCGCCATCATCAGTGAGGACGGATACATTGTCACCAATAACCACGTTGTGGATGGCGCCGATGAGATCAATGTGACCCTCAACAACAAAAAATCTTTCAAGGCCAAACTGGTAGCCGCTGACCCCAGCAGCGACCTGGCCGTGATCAAGATAGAAGCCAAGGGCCTGCCCTTCCTGCTCTATGCCAACTCTGATGATGTGCGCGTTGGCCAATGGGTGCTGGCTATCGGTTACCCGCTTTCACTGGAAACAACCGTGACTGCCGGTATCGTGAGCGCCAAAGGCCGGACCCTGGATATCAACCGCCGCCAGAGCAATACTCCCGTAGAATCTTTCATCCAGACAGATGCTGCCGTGAACCCCGGTAACAGCGGTGGTCCCCTGGTGAATACAGATGGCAAACTGATCGGGATCAATTCTGCCATTGCTTCCCCCACGGGCGCTTATGCCGGTTACTCTTTCACCATCCCGGTGAATATTGTGAAGAAGATTGTGGCCGACCTCATGAAGCATGGCACCGTTCAGCGCGCTTACCTGGGCATCCAGTATGCCCCTGAATCCCTGAGCGATGAAGAAAGAACACGCAGGGGTGTGAAAGAAGGCGATGGCATCTATGTGCTGGAAGCCGTCAAAGATGGCGCAGCTTCCGCAGCTGGTATCAAGACCGGCGACTTCATCACCAAGATCAATGGTTTCCCTGTACTGTCCGGTGCTGAAATGGTAGGCCAGATAGCCACTTACCGCCCTGGCGATAAAGTGACCGTTACCTATCGCCGCGACGGTAAAGAAAGTACTACCACCGTTACCCTCCGCAATGATGCAGGCAATACCGACCTCGTTAAAGTGTCCAACCTTGATAAGCTCGGCGCCGACCTGGCTACTTTAAGCAAGGAAGATGCAAAAGAACTGGGCATTAACGGCGGTGTAGTGATCAAATCCATTGGCGCTACCGGTATCTTCAGCAAGGTTAGGGTACAGGAAGGTTATGTGATCCTGAAAGCCGATGGCAAGGAAGTGAAATCCGTGAGCGAGTTGTCCGCTATCCTCGAAAAGGCTACGGGCTCCGTGAAACTGGAAGGTATCTATCCTGGCTATGAAGGAGTATACCCCATCGTGATCAATATGAATGCGAAATAA
- a CDS encoding acyl-CoA reductase, with protein sequence MTLEQRLDLLERLGQYLLSDNEEWLSVKQRAHRENAWFTPAFIELATTRIAEAFLQKELLTAWVARYRVPATQPSPKNIGLVMAGNIPLVGFHDLLCVFISGHRQTIKASSKDETLIKHLVHKCWEWAPETQSLIQFSTLLKGCDAYIATGSNNSARYFDYYFAKYPHIIRRNRTSAALLTGKESAEELDRLADDVHEYFGLGCRNITKLYVPQAYDFVPLLDAFNKYNYLADEHKYRNNYDYQLALLILNKQYYMTNSSVLLVEEQSLFSPISQVNYETYSDPAAVINSLQESKDLQCLAGAGLLAFGQAQLPSLTDYADGVDTLQFLLDL encoded by the coding sequence ATGACTTTAGAACAACGGCTTGATTTACTGGAAAGGCTGGGCCAGTACCTGTTATCAGACAATGAGGAGTGGCTGTCAGTGAAGCAGAGAGCCCACCGGGAGAACGCCTGGTTCACGCCCGCCTTTATTGAGCTGGCCACTACCCGGATAGCCGAAGCCTTCCTGCAAAAAGAGCTGCTGACTGCCTGGGTTGCCCGCTACCGGGTACCGGCTACCCAGCCTTCGCCCAAAAATATCGGGCTGGTAATGGCGGGGAATATTCCCCTGGTAGGTTTTCATGACCTGCTCTGCGTGTTCATCAGCGGCCACCGCCAGACCATCAAAGCCTCTTCCAAAGATGAGACCCTGATAAAACACCTGGTCCATAAATGCTGGGAATGGGCGCCGGAAACCCAATCGCTGATCCAGTTCTCCACCCTGCTCAAAGGCTGTGATGCCTATATAGCTACCGGCAGCAATAACTCTGCCCGCTATTTTGACTATTATTTTGCCAAATACCCGCATATTATCCGCCGCAACCGGACCTCAGCAGCCCTGCTTACGGGAAAGGAATCTGCCGAAGAACTGGACAGGCTGGCAGATGATGTTCATGAATATTTTGGCCTGGGCTGCCGCAATATCACCAAGCTCTATGTGCCGCAGGCGTATGATTTTGTGCCCCTGCTGGATGCTTTTAATAAATACAACTACCTGGCGGATGAACACAAATACCGCAATAACTACGATTACCAGCTGGCCCTCCTGATCCTTAACAAGCAGTACTATATGACCAATAGTTCCGTGCTGCTGGTAGAAGAGCAATCCTTGTTCTCCCCTATCAGCCAGGTCAATTATGAAACCTATTCGGATCCCGCCGCAGTGATCAACAGCCTGCAGGAAAGTAAGGACCTGCAATGCCTGGCCGGCGCCGGACTGCTCGCTTTCGGGCAGGCCCAGCTCCCTTCCCTGACAGATTATGCAGATGGCGTGGATACCCTGCAATTTTTACTGGATTTATGA
- a CDS encoding 4Fe-4S dicluster domain-containing protein, producing the protein MSIKITDECINCGACEPECPNNAIYEGGVEWAITDGTSVKGPFTLLDGSVTDADERHAPISVDTYFIVPNKCTECQGFHEEPQCAAVCPVDCCVPDELYEETVEELMLKKEKLHV; encoded by the coding sequence ATGTCGATAAAAATAACAGATGAATGTATCAACTGCGGAGCCTGCGAACCGGAATGTCCCAATAATGCTATCTATGAAGGGGGAGTGGAATGGGCAATTACAGATGGCACTTCTGTTAAAGGACCGTTCACCCTGCTGGACGGCTCGGTAACGGATGCGGACGAACGGCATGCCCCTATCAGCGTGGATACTTACTTTATAGTTCCCAATAAATGCACTGAATGCCAGGGTTTTCACGAAGAACCCCAATGTGCGGCTGTTTGCCCGGTAGACTGCTGCGTACCCGATGAGCTGTACGAGGAAACCGTGGAAGAACTGATGCTGAAGAAGGAAAAACTGCATGTCTGA
- a CDS encoding D-alanine--D-alanine ligase → MKPVIAFVTGGYSSEAVISYKSAITIQQHIDRDRYEAYTIDITPRGWFYTDDQGMKTEVNRADFTLPLGGRIIHFDAVLIGIHGTPGEDGKLQGYFDLLNIPYTSCDAASSAITFNKRYTVAVAAFAGIHVARSVHIFRHSPLAPEAILQQLNLPVFVKPNNGGSSIGMSKVQQPEDLAGALQKAFQEDDQVLVEEFISGREFTVGVLRRGDEIIVLPITEVRTHRDFFDFQAKYEGDNEEITPAEIAEAKANNIRAAARRIYASLNCRGVVRIDFIYNEAQDAPYMLEINTVPGQSEASIVPQQVKKMGWSLKELYSVLIEEALQRKTAAPAKDQGSGYF, encoded by the coding sequence ATGAAGCCTGTTATCGCATTTGTTACAGGAGGTTATTCTTCTGAAGCCGTGATCTCCTATAAAAGTGCCATTACCATCCAGCAGCATATTGACCGGGACAGGTATGAAGCCTATACCATTGATATTACGCCCCGGGGCTGGTTCTATACAGATGACCAGGGCATGAAGACCGAGGTCAACCGGGCTGATTTCACCCTGCCGCTGGGCGGCAGGATCATTCATTTTGACGCCGTACTTATCGGCATTCATGGTACGCCGGGGGAAGACGGTAAACTGCAGGGGTATTTTGACCTGCTGAATATTCCCTACACTTCCTGCGATGCCGCCAGCTCCGCCATCACATTTAACAAAAGATATACAGTGGCCGTGGCCGCCTTTGCCGGCATCCATGTGGCCCGCTCCGTTCATATCTTCCGCCACAGCCCGCTGGCCCCGGAAGCCATTCTGCAACAGCTGAACCTGCCCGTTTTTGTAAAACCCAATAACGGCGGCTCCAGTATCGGCATGAGCAAAGTACAGCAGCCGGAAGATCTGGCAGGCGCTTTGCAAAAGGCTTTCCAGGAGGACGACCAGGTGCTGGTGGAGGAATTCATTTCCGGCCGGGAATTTACTGTAGGCGTTCTGCGCCGGGGCGATGAGATCATTGTATTGCCTATTACAGAAGTACGGACCCACCGGGATTTCTTTGATTTCCAGGCCAAGTATGAAGGCGACAACGAAGAGATCACGCCAGCGGAAATAGCCGAGGCAAAGGCCAATAATATCCGGGCGGCCGCCCGCCGGATCTATGCCAGCCTGAACTGCCGGGGCGTAGTGCGTATTGATTTTATTTACAATGAAGCCCAGGATGCTCCCTATATGCTGGAGATCAATACCGTGCCCGGCCAGAGTGAGGCCAGCATTGTTCCCCAGCAGGTGAAGAAGATGGGCTGGAGCCTGAAAGAGCTTTATAGCGTGCTGATCGAAGAGGCGCTGCAACGTAAAACAGCAGCTCCTGCCAAAGACCAGGGCTCAGGCTATTTTTAG
- a CDS encoding PASTA domain-containing protein: protein MFKFITGKPLWANILFALGIIVVILFIFLQSLNLLTKHGHTLTIPAVTGKSYDEAKKILEENGFDVEIQDSTYNDTAAALSVLRQFPDADEVVKVNRTVYLTINRAVPPTIEMPNLEGLSFRSAEIALQQYGLNLGDTTYKPDFAKNSVLEQHLNGQRIKAGTKLPMGSAISLVLGSGLGSDEFTVPDLTGMTYNEARILMESIGLSFGVVLPDGDVRDTLNAYIYRQDPERFTPDQQLNRIRQGQSVDIFLGIKKPVRPVDSLPASSTQPADY, encoded by the coding sequence GTGTTTAAATTCATTACGGGAAAACCACTGTGGGCCAATATACTCTTTGCATTGGGGATCATAGTGGTGATACTGTTCATTTTCCTGCAATCGCTCAACCTCCTGACCAAACATGGCCATACGCTTACTATCCCGGCAGTGACCGGCAAATCGTATGATGAGGCCAAAAAGATACTGGAGGAAAACGGGTTTGATGTAGAGATCCAGGATTCAACCTATAACGATACAGCCGCCGCCTTATCCGTGCTGCGGCAGTTTCCGGATGCAGACGAGGTGGTGAAGGTGAACCGTACCGTCTATCTCACCATCAACCGCGCTGTTCCGCCTACCATTGAAATGCCTAACCTGGAAGGGCTCAGCTTCCGCAGTGCGGAGATCGCCCTGCAGCAATATGGGCTGAACCTGGGAGATACAACCTATAAGCCGGACTTTGCCAAGAACTCAGTACTGGAGCAGCACCTGAACGGGCAGCGCATCAAGGCAGGCACCAAACTGCCGATGGGCAGCGCCATCTCGCTGGTGCTGGGCAGTGGCCTGGGCAGTGATGAATTCACGGTGCCGGACCTCACCGGTATGACCTACAACGAAGCCCGTATCCTGATGGAATCCATTGGCCTGAGCTTCGGCGTTGTTTTGCCTGATGGCGATGTACGGGATACTTTAAATGCATATATTTACCGGCAGGACCCCGAGCGCTTTACGCCGGACCAGCAGTTAAACCGCATCCGTCAGGGCCAGTCAGTGGATATATTCCTGGGCATTAAAAAGCCGGTACGCCCGGTGGATTCCCTGCCCGCATCTTCCACGCAGCCTGCTGATTACTGA
- a CDS encoding rhodanese-like domain-containing protein, giving the protein MQNITPEELKARLDKGETVNLVDVREPHEHDEFNIGGQLLPLGEIRNFQVDELEPLKEQEVIVYCRSGNRSGQAAMLLETMGFQDVKNLTGGMLLWQEKFGGN; this is encoded by the coding sequence ATGCAAAATATTACACCGGAAGAACTGAAAGCCCGCCTCGACAAAGGTGAAACTGTTAACCTGGTGGATGTGCGTGAGCCCCATGAACATGATGAGTTCAATATTGGCGGCCAGCTGTTGCCCCTGGGTGAGATCAGGAATTTCCAGGTTGATGAGCTGGAACCGCTGAAAGAGCAGGAAGTGATTGTTTACTGCCGCAGTGGTAACCGCAGTGGCCAGGCAGCCATGCTGCTGGAAACAATGGGCTTCCAGGATGTCAAGAACCTCACAGGTGGCATGCTGCTCTGGCAGGAGAAGTTTGGCGGCAATTAA